Proteins co-encoded in one Haloarcula pelagica genomic window:
- a CDS encoding DEAD/DEAH box helicase, with protein sequence MDNPAQRANEAVSAYRNHFIGRAGPAARSVANRQAQVPGGDNHLLNTRGPFLQALNIPNWSDDSWAEFSSQVGLHPLIQKAFSDLGFRRLYDFQERSIRAIKDGNDTVVTAATGRGKTEAWLLPILDRILEKKRQGTDEGTTATLIYPTKALAQDQFKRLVQYLYQINKQWPATQQITIGIYDGDTPTNTGSRAHGYLESSFKYFDCPGANEDLEKCRHCGQGVHIHHGGQQYELRPEKRQCVDDVPLDFIRLTKEAILQDGVDILLTNPDTINMKLVNVNAPDEHETFIYDPDFLVFDEVHTYDGLFGSYTATLTKRLRALRAKRDCDDLQVIASSATVENDVELFRRISNSEEICHVDENPQTIDQELPASVPDSLIETELTEADLLAFARGTRTPPALDSVGFDIDPTAHDNERLLELLQDALFDAFTNNPGAVEQTIRYLHTELSAEPQTPADFKQNLQTTFGLTDAESSRLLENFTLLGTFSGLLENRTHLFSWPIDGFYACAGCDAVYTSPQEECRSCGYGFVTRSAYCNRCDDEALIAWYCPSCEQLDQYVPNEGGERERSNEHICQRCSATSGKEVQSLRVTFQPILECTSCGERSVRTTKGSCPACPADLVHTSPDELTCPNPACETTVTYDAGCSLCGGEQEPLSGTGTVDCSGCGRSYDGTIPDYCECGRSLTQTRLVPWVCRKDACERVHFGDPPDTCPCGSHTFARRGLFEVFSEQYCGSCETSSIGAPDCECDPEATRTRSEPYQSYQTLQPDGTVRAASSISAVAPCTHQGLHYDPNRRYDELIRGPGNLAVTTSQYLLRSVADQEGYDAAKLLSFADSHRDMKEVDRDFSEPESATLLDQALLAAIRGPKSWVCIDRVIDDAMATIEGIGEELSPPRDVQSISFDIFEELVDTNRRHMAVEDAVRDRLARRLYPYRYSNRYGEFEGPLTGDGLVDVRLDPSTHSKLEADERAVCREFVKYGSRTPISEIDPLSGSTTAKSVIDSLVTKGILAVDDEIVSFDESALEVTIAGDNDGLSYNPDGGRVGQTLDNQFGLQKSGSVDSNASIEDLASASHPRFTARAYRALYSDTNGLVSRVYHGMTEKKERRELEYLFREGKHPHFLSSGPTMELGVDIGDLDALLLYGTPPNMNAYLQRIGRAGRSSNSSLVHSVSQRNPIDYYYYEQPSDLMAADPQPVPLKEYNEEVLRVSLTWGVLDYIAANFVIPWETEKHGRYTAVSGGGQFENRRPTRSDDTAKLTHVMSAHTEELGLDSRGSKLAALGTVVHDHRKEIRLYLESLLDHGFCSECGRKYPEEYPSEHCEGEDCTGRIRSAQAEFGHLISDALDNFSDRFLEHYREYRDQLQGELNEIKQRSRENRRVSSDEESSRAIDDESVLADRKEVLEERLERIQTMSYRDFIKESKQSRYAFDMRTIANDVGLSLVDSGEDGQYTRDAGDDDGRSMRMAISELHPGAAYLDNGDVYVVSEVRIDEFASSELRERVRGTEKSELANETVCTACGRRRADTAETCECGADADTEERRLVAPESVRAYRHDLPMNTGGDPGRTIYRESSNTIQSTYAERETEVLDFTASQQCILTDEAGTARGELRYGSLEVLYHTDRFSAKYKSGEVDHKDTQFELCGAESCQGVVYEDDSDRVRCSADADHRPAGEDGSELVRLGYAYSTDGIKIEFSDTKQAHTFAHGLRVALQYIGGVSIRDLSEVVQNDGVVYLFDAQEGGGGVTRLLFEGDSETHSLRKALKLLNDHFHCECEDGCPLCLYQYGCDRDNSGQSFDREAIFDLLRTVSIAELETDGGENQRIRLNGISGEIDR encoded by the coding sequence ATGGACAACCCCGCACAAAGAGCGAACGAAGCTGTTAGCGCCTACCGCAACCACTTCATCGGCCGTGCTGGCCCAGCAGCGCGGAGTGTCGCAAACAGACAGGCGCAGGTGCCGGGTGGGGACAACCATCTTCTCAACACTCGTGGTCCATTCCTACAGGCGCTTAATATCCCAAACTGGAGCGACGATTCCTGGGCGGAGTTCTCGTCTCAGGTAGGTCTCCATCCACTAATCCAGAAAGCGTTCTCTGATCTGGGGTTTAGAAGACTATACGATTTCCAGGAACGCAGTATCAGGGCGATCAAGGACGGTAACGACACCGTGGTGACCGCAGCAACTGGTCGTGGGAAGACCGAAGCATGGCTGCTACCAATTTTGGATCGTATTCTCGAGAAGAAACGCCAGGGTACTGACGAAGGAACAACAGCTACGCTGATTTATCCGACGAAAGCGCTCGCACAGGATCAGTTCAAGCGGTTAGTACAGTATCTCTATCAGATCAACAAACAGTGGCCGGCGACACAGCAGATCACGATCGGTATCTACGACGGTGATACACCGACTAATACCGGTTCGCGTGCGCACGGATATCTCGAGTCGTCGTTCAAATACTTTGACTGTCCGGGTGCGAACGAGGACTTAGAGAAATGTCGACACTGTGGTCAAGGCGTACATATCCATCACGGGGGACAACAGTACGAATTACGGCCAGAAAAGCGACAGTGTGTAGACGACGTACCACTGGATTTCATCCGACTTACAAAAGAGGCGATCCTCCAGGATGGCGTCGACATCTTGTTGACGAATCCGGATACGATCAATATGAAGCTCGTCAACGTCAACGCACCTGACGAGCACGAAACCTTCATTTACGATCCGGATTTCCTGGTATTCGACGAAGTCCATACGTATGATGGACTCTTCGGGAGCTATACTGCGACACTGACCAAACGACTCCGCGCACTCAGAGCAAAACGCGATTGCGATGATTTGCAGGTGATTGCAAGCAGTGCAACCGTCGAAAACGACGTGGAACTGTTTCGGCGTATCAGTAACTCTGAGGAGATCTGCCACGTAGACGAGAACCCACAGACTATCGACCAGGAATTACCGGCATCGGTCCCGGACTCGCTCATCGAAACAGAACTCACGGAAGCAGACCTGCTGGCATTTGCTCGTGGCACACGAACCCCACCGGCTCTCGACAGCGTCGGATTCGATATTGATCCGACTGCACACGATAACGAGCGACTTCTTGAACTGCTCCAAGATGCTTTGTTCGATGCGTTCACGAACAATCCTGGTGCTGTCGAACAGACAATACGGTATCTACACACAGAATTATCCGCCGAGCCACAGACACCGGCGGACTTCAAACAGAATCTCCAGACGACGTTCGGCCTTACCGACGCTGAGAGTAGCCGTCTGTTAGAGAATTTCACTCTCCTCGGTACGTTTTCCGGCCTCCTGGAGAACCGGACTCATTTGTTCTCGTGGCCAATCGATGGATTCTACGCCTGTGCCGGGTGTGATGCAGTTTATACGTCGCCACAAGAAGAGTGTCGATCCTGCGGATACGGGTTTGTTACGAGAAGCGCGTACTGCAACCGGTGTGACGACGAAGCTCTAATCGCGTGGTATTGTCCGTCCTGCGAGCAACTCGACCAGTATGTTCCGAACGAAGGTGGTGAACGAGAGCGCAGTAACGAACATATCTGCCAGCGGTGTTCCGCTACCAGTGGCAAAGAGGTTCAGTCACTCCGGGTAACATTCCAGCCTATCTTGGAGTGCACATCATGCGGTGAGCGATCAGTTCGGACGACGAAAGGGTCCTGTCCGGCATGTCCTGCTGACCTCGTTCATACCAGCCCAGACGAGTTGACCTGTCCAAACCCAGCGTGTGAAACGACCGTAACATATGACGCCGGATGCAGTTTGTGTGGGGGAGAACAGGAACCACTGTCCGGTACTGGCACTGTCGACTGTTCCGGTTGTGGTCGATCCTACGACGGAACTATACCGGACTACTGTGAGTGTGGTCGTTCATTGACACAGACCCGACTCGTTCCCTGGGTCTGCAGGAAAGATGCCTGTGAGAGGGTACATTTCGGTGACCCTCCAGACACCTGTCCCTGTGGCTCACATACGTTCGCTCGAAGGGGGTTGTTCGAGGTCTTTTCCGAACAGTACTGCGGATCGTGTGAGACGAGTTCGATTGGAGCACCCGACTGTGAGTGTGATCCAGAAGCTACTCGTACGCGATCTGAACCATACCAATCCTATCAGACACTCCAACCTGATGGGACGGTTAGGGCTGCAAGCAGTATTTCTGCTGTTGCTCCCTGTACGCATCAAGGTCTCCACTATGATCCAAACCGCCGTTACGACGAACTGATTCGTGGACCTGGCAACCTTGCCGTCACGACGAGCCAATATCTTCTGAGAAGCGTCGCAGATCAAGAAGGATACGATGCCGCGAAACTCCTCTCCTTTGCGGATTCACACCGCGATATGAAGGAGGTCGACCGAGACTTTAGCGAACCTGAGAGTGCCACATTACTCGATCAAGCTCTGCTAGCAGCGATTCGTGGACCAAAATCGTGGGTCTGCATAGACAGAGTCATCGACGATGCGATGGCTACCATCGAAGGGATTGGCGAGGAACTATCTCCGCCAAGGGATGTGCAGAGCATCTCCTTCGATATTTTCGAAGAACTCGTCGATACGAATCGTCGACACATGGCGGTCGAAGATGCAGTCAGAGACAGACTTGCTCGGCGGCTATATCCATACCGCTACAGCAACCGATACGGCGAGTTCGAGGGCCCACTCACAGGTGACGGTCTGGTAGACGTTCGTCTAGATCCGTCAACTCATTCGAAGCTGGAAGCAGACGAGCGTGCAGTCTGCCGTGAGTTCGTGAAATACGGATCGAGGACACCGATCTCGGAGATTGATCCACTTAGTGGCTCAACTACGGCCAAATCTGTTATCGACTCGCTGGTGACGAAGGGAATATTGGCAGTAGACGACGAGATCGTTAGCTTCGACGAATCAGCTCTTGAAGTGACAATTGCGGGTGACAACGACGGATTGTCGTACAACCCTGACGGAGGGCGGGTCGGACAAACACTTGACAACCAGTTTGGACTGCAGAAATCCGGAAGCGTCGATTCGAATGCATCGATCGAAGATCTCGCTTCAGCGTCACACCCACGATTTACCGCTCGAGCCTATCGTGCACTGTATTCCGATACGAATGGACTCGTCAGCCGGGTCTACCACGGGATGACTGAAAAAAAGGAGCGACGAGAGCTTGAGTACCTATTCAGAGAGGGGAAGCACCCTCATTTTCTCTCTTCGGGGCCGACCATGGAACTCGGTGTCGACATCGGAGATTTGGATGCACTACTGCTCTACGGTACGCCCCCGAACATGAACGCGTATCTTCAACGAATCGGTCGGGCAGGGCGTAGTTCGAACTCGTCACTCGTACACTCCGTGAGTCAGCGGAATCCGATCGACTACTATTATTACGAGCAACCCAGCGACCTAATGGCGGCTGATCCCCAACCCGTACCACTGAAAGAGTACAACGAAGAGGTGTTGCGAGTCTCACTCACTTGGGGAGTGCTTGACTATATTGCAGCTAATTTCGTAATACCCTGGGAAACCGAGAAACACGGTCGTTACACAGCAGTTTCTGGTGGAGGCCAATTTGAGAACCGCCGACCAACAAGGAGCGACGATACGGCAAAACTCACCCATGTGATGAGTGCCCATACTGAAGAACTGGGCCTAGATTCACGGGGATCGAAGCTCGCTGCGTTAGGTACAGTTGTTCACGACCATCGGAAAGAAATCAGATTGTATCTCGAATCGCTACTTGATCACGGGTTCTGCAGCGAATGTGGGAGAAAGTACCCTGAAGAGTATCCCAGCGAACACTGTGAAGGTGAGGATTGTACTGGGCGAATACGGAGTGCTCAGGCGGAGTTTGGACACCTAATTAGTGACGCGCTCGATAACTTTTCTGATCGATTCCTTGAACACTACCGGGAGTACCGCGACCAGTTGCAAGGTGAGTTAAACGAAATCAAGCAGCGCTCGAGAGAGAATCGTCGGGTATCATCAGATGAAGAGTCCAGCCGTGCTATCGACGATGAGTCGGTTCTAGCAGATCGGAAAGAAGTTCTTGAGGAGCGACTCGAACGTATCCAGACGATGTCTTACCGGGATTTCATCAAGGAGTCTAAACAGAGTCGCTATGCTTTCGACATGCGGACTATCGCAAACGATGTCGGACTTAGTCTCGTCGACTCCGGAGAAGACGGCCAATATACCCGAGACGCTGGCGATGACGATGGCCGTTCGATGCGGATGGCGATAAGCGAACTACATCCGGGTGCCGCGTATCTCGACAATGGCGACGTATACGTCGTTTCGGAGGTTAGAATCGACGAATTCGCTTCTTCAGAACTCCGAGAGAGGGTCCGAGGTACGGAAAAAAGCGAGTTAGCTAACGAGACGGTCTGTACTGCCTGTGGCCGACGGCGAGCAGATACTGCAGAAACATGCGAATGTGGTGCGGATGCCGATACAGAGGAACGCCGTCTCGTCGCTCCAGAGTCTGTGCGGGCATATCGTCACGACCTTCCGATGAATACTGGTGGTGACCCTGGCCGGACGATCTATCGTGAGTCGTCCAACACAATTCAAAGTACCTACGCCGAGCGGGAGACTGAGGTTCTGGACTTTACCGCCTCACAGCAGTGTATACTAACAGACGAGGCGGGAACTGCTCGTGGAGAACTCAGGTACGGTTCGCTCGAGGTACTATACCATACCGATAGGTTCAGTGCTAAGTACAAATCCGGTGAGGTCGATCACAAAGACACCCAGTTCGAACTCTGTGGTGCTGAGAGTTGCCAGGGTGTCGTATACGAAGATGACTCAGACCGAGTCCGTTGCAGTGCCGACGCAGACCATCGACCTGCAGGTGAGGACGGTAGTGAACTTGTCCGGTTGGGGTATGCGTATTCAACCGACGGTATCAAGATCGAGTTCTCGGACACGAAGCAGGCACACACATTTGCTCATGGACTTCGGGTTGCCCTGCAATACATCGGCGGCGTCAGTATCCGTGATCTATCCGAGGTCGTACAAAATGACGGTGTCGTCTATCTATTCGATGCACAGGAGGGAGGTGGGGGAGTGACTCGACTCCTCTTCGAGGGAGATTCGGAGACACATAGTCTACGGAAGGCTCTCAAACTACTGAATGACCACTTCCATTGCGAGTGCGAAGACGGCTGCCCACTCTGTCTATACCAGTACGGGTGTGACAGAGATAATAGCGGGCAGTCTTTCGACAGAGAGGCCATCTTTGACTTGTTACGTACTGTTTCAATAGCTGAACTGGAAACTGACGGGGGAGAAAATCAGCGGATACGACTCAATGGAATTAGCGGGGAAATAGATAGATGA
- a CDS encoding sensor domain-containing protein: MIARPLSATLGQFVRVPFEGATYRRLVYLLLAGPLGLAYFVGTTTGVSTGLGLSVTLIGLPILGLTLLAVTGAAWLEAQLSRVLLDQETATPTALSTLHDAIDDPDTGVVGACTAFLVDATAWTSLAVVLLKSVFGLVAFVAVVTAGSVVGSLLVAPLVYDAPGMAYQTGSYTVTTLSGALGLAGLGVVLGLVSLHVLNALADLGGYLTDALLSIERGEPAE; encoded by the coding sequence ATGATCGCTCGACCGCTCTCCGCGACGCTCGGACAGTTCGTTCGCGTCCCGTTCGAAGGGGCGACGTACAGACGCCTCGTCTACCTCCTGCTGGCCGGCCCGCTCGGGCTGGCGTATTTCGTCGGAACCACGACCGGCGTCTCGACCGGACTGGGACTGTCGGTGACCCTGATCGGCCTCCCGATCCTCGGCCTGACCTTGCTGGCCGTGACCGGCGCGGCCTGGCTGGAGGCACAGCTCTCCCGGGTGCTGTTGGATCAGGAAACCGCGACGCCGACGGCGCTGTCGACGCTTCACGATGCCATAGACGATCCCGACACTGGGGTAGTCGGAGCGTGTACGGCGTTCCTCGTCGACGCGACGGCCTGGACCAGCCTCGCTGTGGTGTTGCTGAAGTCCGTGTTCGGTCTGGTCGCGTTCGTCGCCGTCGTGACCGCCGGGTCGGTCGTCGGCTCGCTGCTCGTCGCGCCGCTGGTGTACGACGCTCCGGGGATGGCCTACCAGACCGGGAGCTACACCGTCACGACACTCTCCGGCGCGCTCGGCCTGGCCGGTCTCGGCGTCGTGCTCGGACTCGTCTCGCTGCACGTCCTGAACGCACTGGCCGATCTGGGCGGGTATCTGACCGACGCACTCCTCTCGATCGAGCGGGGCGAGCCCGCGGAGTGA
- a CDS encoding immunoglobulin domain-containing protein, with product MSAYPVDWNDEAIKRYLTAEAHQKSKAEFERTHIDIDKIKADFLFPHPTNDEFVSQEEFRDAILRSNLDDDNRIFILRGETGSGKSQLCQWLEYQVGHEPGTGFDDTHVALHVSRSETRIKDIVDILTEPLDIDVNVRDVGGLDPEKVANAMLANLEAYNPMVEAFTSDEIEALVEDRPQSTDLRSILEKNVQKYQDAVQSDDEEEVPDLLPEDDYKELAFTAFGKAKGRDTIFPALQKFIDQELSSKLGVGDFQQRLKEISEEYIDQGLRPVLICEDLTTFSVLKEQLLDHIFQLDSGHYDVVLGWTSGWEKDNLDTALGTENTSTYMEDRAEGYLSTTDDSGQAYFLSDDVTTELTRKYLSVIREDSDVEAEVDIPESDFDGLYPFNAEFIKRAYENLIQDGNQRRTPRLLLIRIIRECLTSTKPPFEAIGGNPYVKSFPTPVSLDYSSEVQSLVKWYGIPTVDGDLRVPSGVFEVFDIAIPEAATHSDTGVVFSGDGPIKTDFRVKQTGGQIEPGATITVETLLNSRSEPDAEILCDGEQVGYTGQGGLLAVDLPGEEKKVEIAASKGSHRDTITLSVGTDSLNLAADPSPAEEGDTVTITAKFNGKPLSDLSIQRDGQIAGQTDEEGKLEITVDDSSEITLTANHQDVEDQLTVPVKSDRIYPVETDLDSEVVDEYRYQYQQWVSNGEEYDSSIVLRDGTSELLEEWYDPSRLANPNSTSRGVEGIYYTRGQQFPVSLQGVDERDGLDVELPFGSKYNSVYEPLFWYGISEDGELPREDRYQMNYANLRNWTDDLVGRFKAEMRSQIEDCFEGWTIEEFIVVAQYLLINSARGEAELSRGIVFEEYDSSNKYDHPVRRLESTNAYREAYGELTKNSSVPRDLAEGFFKLKENLVDTERLNKAYQTVESDLESYLEDAMLIDTSDLPDAFKIGTSRSQASIKLKPLLERVRQYAQELNALSESDVTYISERIDEIDEVFDRTHSVPKLREMYDSLLEIVGDLDINTQQEWLTQQKRLQSEESLQMGRFADDIEQFQSIEAAEGPELVSVMHDFEKSLEESPEWEIYEAIKDMVDAAREAQVPETDEELKSAVKDSDEFQKLMKTDKNATDAIGGD from the coding sequence ATGAGTGCCTATCCTGTTGACTGGAACGACGAAGCGATCAAACGGTACCTGACCGCAGAGGCACACCAGAAGTCGAAAGCAGAGTTCGAACGGACACATATCGACATCGACAAGATCAAGGCCGATTTCCTGTTCCCACATCCGACGAACGACGAGTTCGTCAGTCAGGAAGAGTTCAGAGACGCAATATTGCGATCTAATCTTGACGACGATAACCGAATTTTCATCCTCAGAGGAGAGACCGGTAGCGGCAAGAGTCAATTATGTCAGTGGCTCGAATACCAGGTCGGACACGAACCTGGAACAGGGTTCGATGATACCCATGTCGCCTTGCACGTTTCTCGGAGTGAGACACGAATCAAGGATATTGTCGATATTTTGACCGAGCCACTTGACATCGATGTCAATGTCCGGGACGTCGGCGGTCTCGACCCTGAAAAGGTCGCAAACGCCATGCTCGCAAACTTGGAGGCGTACAACCCTATGGTTGAGGCCTTCACTAGCGATGAAATCGAGGCCCTCGTCGAAGACCGACCACAAAGTACGGACTTGCGCAGTATCCTCGAAAAGAACGTACAGAAATATCAGGATGCTGTCCAAAGTGATGATGAGGAAGAAGTCCCGGATCTGCTTCCAGAAGATGACTACAAGGAACTCGCCTTTACTGCGTTCGGGAAAGCGAAAGGCCGTGACACGATTTTCCCTGCTCTCCAGAAGTTCATCGATCAAGAACTGTCAAGCAAGCTCGGAGTGGGGGATTTCCAGCAGCGGTTGAAAGAGATCTCGGAGGAGTATATCGACCAGGGGCTCCGGCCAGTCCTGATCTGTGAAGACTTGACTACGTTCAGCGTCCTCAAAGAGCAACTTCTGGACCACATCTTCCAATTGGACAGCGGGCACTACGATGTCGTCCTCGGCTGGACGTCAGGGTGGGAAAAGGACAATCTCGATACCGCACTTGGGACAGAAAATACGAGTACATACATGGAAGACCGGGCGGAGGGATACCTGAGTACGACTGATGATAGCGGCCAGGCGTATTTCCTCTCGGACGACGTGACCACTGAACTCACCCGAAAATATCTCTCTGTCATACGCGAAGATTCAGACGTTGAAGCCGAAGTTGACATCCCCGAATCCGACTTCGACGGACTGTATCCTTTCAACGCCGAGTTCATCAAGCGGGCCTATGAGAATCTAATCCAAGATGGGAACCAGCGTCGGACGCCACGTCTTCTGCTAATTCGTATCATCAGAGAGTGTCTAACCTCGACAAAACCGCCGTTCGAAGCAATTGGTGGTAATCCATACGTCAAGAGCTTCCCGACCCCCGTCTCATTAGATTACTCCTCCGAGGTCCAGTCACTCGTCAAATGGTACGGGATCCCGACTGTCGATGGAGATCTCCGAGTACCATCGGGTGTGTTTGAAGTCTTTGACATTGCCATCCCAGAAGCTGCGACACACTCTGATACAGGCGTGGTTTTCAGCGGAGATGGCCCAATTAAGACAGATTTCAGAGTCAAGCAGACGGGAGGACAAATCGAACCAGGAGCAACCATTACTGTAGAAACATTACTGAATAGCCGAAGCGAACCAGATGCCGAGATTCTGTGCGACGGCGAACAGGTCGGCTATACAGGTCAAGGTGGTCTGTTAGCTGTTGACCTTCCAGGTGAAGAAAAGAAGGTTGAGATCGCGGCGTCTAAAGGTAGTCATAGAGACACAATTACGCTTTCCGTAGGCACTGATTCACTCAATCTCGCAGCAGATCCCTCGCCGGCCGAAGAAGGCGACACAGTTACAATTACTGCTAAATTTAATGGGAAGCCGTTATCAGATCTTTCAATCCAGCGTGATGGTCAGATAGCCGGCCAGACTGACGAAGAGGGGAAATTAGAGATCACCGTAGACGATTCCTCGGAAATCACTCTCACTGCGAATCATCAAGACGTTGAGGATCAGCTTACTGTTCCGGTCAAGTCTGATCGGATCTATCCAGTCGAAACTGATCTTGATTCGGAAGTTGTCGACGAATACCGGTATCAGTACCAGCAGTGGGTGTCAAACGGTGAAGAGTACGATAGTTCGATAGTTCTTCGAGATGGAACCTCGGAACTACTCGAAGAGTGGTACGACCCAAGCCGACTGGCTAATCCGAACTCAACGAGCAGGGGTGTGGAGGGAATATACTATACTCGTGGTCAACAGTTCCCTGTCTCACTTCAGGGTGTTGACGAACGGGATGGGCTCGATGTCGAACTGCCGTTTGGATCCAAGTACAATTCAGTGTACGAACCACTGTTCTGGTACGGAATCAGCGAAGACGGTGAATTACCGAGAGAAGATCGCTACCAGATGAATTATGCCAATCTGCGAAACTGGACAGACGACTTGGTTGGTAGGTTCAAAGCCGAAATGCGCTCGCAGATTGAGGATTGTTTCGAGGGCTGGACGATAGAGGAGTTCATCGTTGTCGCTCAGTACCTCCTAATAAATAGCGCGCGGGGGGAGGCAGAGTTGAGCCGTGGAATCGTCTTCGAAGAATATGACTCCTCAAATAAATATGATCATCCAGTCCGTCGGCTTGAAAGTACCAACGCCTACCGTGAGGCGTATGGCGAGCTGACGAAGAACAGTAGCGTTCCAAGAGATCTAGCTGAGGGGTTTTTCAAACTCAAAGAGAACCTCGTCGATACCGAGCGGCTGAACAAGGCCTACCAGACTGTCGAATCGGACCTAGAGAGCTATCTGGAAGACGCGATGCTAATCGACACCAGTGATCTTCCAGACGCGTTCAAAATCGGTACGAGTCGGTCTCAAGCGTCAATCAAGCTCAAGCCCCTCTTGGAAAGGGTTAGACAGTACGCGCAGGAATTGAACGCGTTGAGCGAGTCAGACGTCACGTATATCTCAGAAAGAATTGACGAAATTGACGAGGTCTTCGACAGAACCCACTCTGTCCCGAAACTTCGGGAGATGTACGATAGCTTGCTCGAGATCGTCGGTGATCTAGATATCAATACACAACAGGAGTGGCTTACGCAACAAAAGCGACTACAATCAGAAGAAAGCCTCCAGATGGGAAGATTCGCCGATGATATCGAGCAGTTCCAGAGCATTGAGGCTGCAGAAGGCCCTGAACTCGTTTCCGTAATGCATGACTTCGAGAAAAGTCTTGAAGAATCCCCTGAGTGGGAGATATATGAAGCAATCAAAGACATGGTTGATGCCGCACGCGAGGCACAAGTTCCTGAGACGGACGAAGAACTGAAATCGGCCGTGAAAGACTCGGATGAGTTCCAGAAATTAATGAAAACTGATAAGAACGCCACTGACGCAATCGGAGGAGACTAA
- a CDS encoding ArsR/SmtB family transcription factor, with protein sequence MAQTHPPQRPDKTRAGPEETIQATELVALLDDEHAREIITAISEEAKAAREIVTECNSSRPTVYRRLNRLQEAGLVTTAMRYDSDGHHCKTFRLRYDSASIRLGADGLCCTVEASDS encoded by the coding sequence ATGGCACAGACACACCCACCACAGCGGCCCGACAAGACCAGAGCCGGCCCCGAGGAGACGATCCAGGCGACCGAACTCGTCGCGCTGCTCGACGACGAGCACGCACGCGAGATCATCACCGCGATCAGCGAGGAGGCGAAAGCCGCCCGCGAGATCGTCACGGAGTGTAACAGCTCCCGACCGACGGTCTACCGCCGGCTCAACCGACTCCAGGAGGCCGGCCTGGTGACCACGGCGATGCGCTACGACAGCGACGGTCACCACTGCAAGACGTTCCGACTCCGCTACGACTCCGCGTCGATCCGCCTCGGTGCCGACGGTCTGTGCTGTACCGTCGAAGCCAGTGACAGCTGA